One genomic window of Cellulophaga sp. Hel_I_12 includes the following:
- a CDS encoding IPExxxVDY family protein, which translates to MSLDFYEDSFVLIALHCSLEDHSLAYLINSHLKCSFKRRKQNLIFSETISLPVFEWKDTVNDRYWTMIQNHIQLEERSNNVGFFKDTPSLTTTYLLPEYKNVDYFLKLEQEDLESEPMILKSLLAIPKIVTAYTIKTNTLKYKNNLIF; encoded by the coding sequence ATGTCACTGGATTTTTACGAAGATTCGTTCGTTTTAATTGCTTTGCATTGCAGTTTAGAAGATCATTCATTAGCTTATCTTATAAATAGCCACCTTAAATGTAGCTTTAAAAGACGAAAGCAAAATTTAATTTTTTCAGAAACCATATCGCTTCCAGTTTTTGAATGGAAAGATACCGTGAATGATCGGTATTGGACTATGATTCAAAATCATATTCAGCTGGAAGAGCGCAGTAATAATGTTGGTTTTTTTAAGGATACTCCTTCTTTGACTACAACGTATTTACTACCAGAATACAAAAATGTGGATTATTTTTTAAAATTGGAACAAGAAGATCTTGAGTCAGAACCAATGATTCTAAAATCGCTTTTAGCCATTCCAAAAATTGTAACCGCTTACACCATTAAAACGAATACCTTAAAATATAAAAATAATTTAATTTTTTAA
- a CDS encoding superoxide dismutase — translation MAFELPKLPYAYDELEPNIDARTMEIHHTKHHNGYTTNLNNAIAGTDLEKKSIEAILKNLDMSNAAVRNNGGGFYNHSLFWEVMSPDGGGKPSGDLATAIDAAFGSFDAFKEAFSKAAGTRFGSGWAWLCVHKGGKVEVCSTPNQDNPLMPEVGCTGFPILGLDIWEHAYYLNYQNRRPDYITAFFNVINWKKVSALYAANK, via the coding sequence ATGGCCTTTGAATTACCAAAATTACCATACGCATATGATGAACTTGAACCAAATATTGATGCTCGCACTATGGAAATACACCATACAAAACATCATAACGGGTACACAACGAACCTGAATAACGCAATTGCAGGCACAGATTTAGAGAAAAAATCGATCGAAGCTATTTTGAAAAACTTAGACATGAGTAATGCTGCTGTTCGTAATAATGGTGGAGGTTTCTATAATCATTCTTTATTTTGGGAAGTGATGTCGCCCGACGGCGGAGGAAAACCTTCAGGAGACTTAGCGACTGCCATTGATGCAGCATTTGGTTCTTTTGACGCGTTTAAAGAAGCATTTTCTAAGGCGGCAGGGACAAGATTTGGATCTGGTTGGGCATGGCTTTGTGTGCATAAAGGCGGTAAGGTCGAAGTTTGTTCTACACCTAACCAAGACAATCCTTTAATGCCAGAAGTAGGCTGCACAGGTTTTCCTATTTTAGGATTAGATATTTGGGAGCACGCTTATTATTTAAATTACCAAAATAGAAGACCAGATTATATCACTGCATTTTTTAATGTGATTAACTGGAAAAAGGTATCAGCCTTATACGCGGCGAATAAATAA
- a CDS encoding S10 family peptidase gives MKVFLLSIGLVFMVQSNFGQHRKIAVDTVITTQHKVTINGVVIPYTAQTGMQPVWDENGKPMASLYYTYYTRDNIKDRASRPLLISYNGGPGSASVWMHLAYTGPRVLKIDAEGYPVQPYGVKENPFSVLDETDIVYVNPVNTGYSRTIPETGEEVNRKKFFGINADIKYLAEWLNTFVTRNNRWLSPKYIIGESYGGTRVMGLSLALQNQQWMYLNGVIMVSPADYKVLREGGPVSDALNLPYYTAAAWHHKALAPALQNKDLEEILPEAEAYTLNSLIPALSKGGFINAAEKDEVAEKMAYYSGLAKNDILGQNLVVPNSYFWKHLLKDKSGFTLGRLDSRYLGIDRQSEGMQPDYSAELTSWLHSFTPAINYYLQEELNFKTDVKYNMFGPVQPWDNSEDTTRDDLRQAMAQNPYLNVLIQSGYYDGATTYFNAKYTMWQVDPSGQMKDRFEFKGYRSGHMMYLRYEDLKKSNDDLRSFIKRTQANGKSAKY, from the coding sequence ATGAAAGTTTTTTTACTAAGTATTGGTCTTGTGTTTATGGTGCAGAGTAATTTTGGTCAACACCGAAAAATAGCGGTAGACACTGTTATTACGACACAGCATAAAGTAACTATTAATGGCGTGGTCATTCCCTATACCGCACAAACTGGGATGCAACCTGTTTGGGACGAGAACGGCAAGCCAATGGCAAGTTTATATTATACTTATTACACTCGTGATAATATCAAAGACAGGGCTTCAAGACCTTTATTGATTTCTTATAATGGGGGTCCAGGTTCAGCATCGGTTTGGATGCATTTGGCCTATACTGGACCAAGAGTTTTAAAAATAGATGCTGAGGGTTACCCTGTTCAACCATACGGCGTAAAAGAAAATCCGTTTTCTGTCTTAGACGAAACTGACATCGTTTATGTAAATCCTGTAAATACAGGCTACAGTAGAACTATTCCAGAGACAGGTGAAGAAGTGAATCGTAAAAAGTTTTTTGGAATTAATGCGGACATCAAGTATTTAGCGGAATGGCTTAATACTTTTGTTACCAGAAACAATCGTTGGTTATCCCCTAAATACATTATTGGGGAAAGTTATGGAGGTACTAGAGTGATGGGATTATCACTCGCCTTACAAAACCAGCAATGGATGTATTTAAATGGGGTGATTATGGTTTCTCCGGCAGATTATAAAGTGTTACGTGAAGGGGGTCCGGTTTCCGATGCTTTAAATCTACCGTATTATACTGCCGCTGCTTGGCATCACAAAGCGCTAGCACCAGCATTGCAAAATAAAGATTTGGAAGAAATATTACCTGAAGCAGAAGCCTACACGCTAAATTCTTTAATTCCCGCACTTTCTAAAGGGGGTTTTATTAATGCTGCAGAAAAAGATGAAGTAGCAGAAAAAATGGCCTACTATTCAGGTTTAGCTAAAAATGATATTTTAGGTCAAAATTTAGTTGTACCCAATAGTTATTTCTGGAAACATTTATTAAAAGATAAAAGTGGCTTTACCCTGGGGAGATTAGATAGTAGATACCTTGGTATTGATCGACAGTCGGAAGGAATGCAACCTGATTACAGCGCGGAATTAACCTCTTGGTTGCATAGTTTTACTCCCGCTATTAATTATTATCTACAAGAAGAATTAAATTTTAAGACCGATGTTAAATACAACATGTTCGGTCCAGTGCAGCCTTGGGATAATAGTGAGGATACTACACGTGATGATTTAAGACAGGCTATGGCACAAAACCCTTATTTGAATGTGTTGATACAAAGCGGCTACTATGATGGTGCGACCACTTATTTTAATGCCAAATATACCATGTGGCAAGTAGATCCAAGTGGACAAATGAAAGATAGGTTCGAGTTTAAGGGATACCGCAGCGGACATATGATGTATTTGCGCTATGAAGATTTAAAAAAATCAAATGATGATCTTCGTTCTTTTATAAAAAGAACACAGGCGAATGGTAAAAGCGCGAAGTATTAA
- the fabF gene encoding beta-ketoacyl-ACP synthase II — protein MQLKRVVVTGIGALTPIGNTIEEYWDGLVNGRSGSAPITYYDSEKFKTKFACELKNFNAEDYFDRKEARKLDRFAQYALVSSDEAIKDCGIDFDTVDKFRVGVIWGAGIGGLETFQNEVLNFAAGDGTPRFNPFFIPKMIADIAPGNISIKHGFMGPNYTTVSACASSANAIIDALNTIRLGHCDVIVTGGSEAAVTIAGMGGFGAMHALSTRNDEMETASRPFDATRDGFVLGEGAGALILEEYEHAIARGAKIYAEVAGGGLSSDAYHMTAPHPEGIGVVRVMENCLKDAGLKPEDVDAINTHGTSTPLGDVAELKAITKVFGDHAPNININSTKSMTGHLLGAAGAIEAIAAILSMVHGIVPPTINHTTVDENIDPRLNLTLNKAQKRDVKVALSNTFGFGGHNACVIFKKLS, from the coding sequence ATGCAGTTAAAGCGAGTTGTTGTTACAGGAATTGGAGCATTGACCCCAATCGGTAATACTATTGAGGAATATTGGGACGGATTAGTAAACGGAAGAAGCGGTTCAGCCCCGATAACCTATTACGATAGCGAAAAATTTAAAACAAAATTTGCGTGCGAACTTAAAAACTTCAATGCTGAAGATTATTTTGATCGTAAAGAAGCAAGAAAATTAGACCGCTTTGCGCAGTATGCCTTAGTATCATCTGATGAAGCCATAAAAGATTGCGGTATTGATTTTGATACTGTCGATAAATTTAGAGTTGGTGTTATTTGGGGAGCAGGTATCGGCGGTTTAGAAACTTTTCAAAACGAAGTATTAAATTTTGCTGCCGGAGATGGCACACCGAGATTTAATCCATTCTTTATCCCAAAAATGATTGCAGATATTGCACCGGGTAATATCTCTATAAAGCATGGCTTTATGGGGCCAAATTATACCACTGTTTCTGCTTGTGCCTCTTCTGCAAATGCCATTATTGATGCCTTAAATACGATTCGCTTAGGACATTGTGACGTTATTGTAACTGGTGGAAGTGAGGCAGCTGTAACTATTGCTGGCATGGGTGGTTTTGGCGCCATGCATGCGCTATCGACAAGGAATGATGAAATGGAAACAGCCTCCAGACCATTTGATGCCACACGAGACGGTTTTGTTTTGGGCGAAGGAGCTGGGGCACTAATTTTAGAGGAGTACGAACATGCTATTGCACGTGGAGCAAAAATATATGCTGAAGTTGCAGGGGGTGGGTTATCGAGTGATGCCTATCATATGACAGCGCCGCATCCCGAAGGTATTGGGGTAGTACGTGTCATGGAAAATTGCTTAAAAGATGCAGGTTTAAAACCTGAAGATGTTGATGCCATAAACACACACGGTACATCTACGCCACTTGGAGACGTTGCAGAGTTAAAAGCGATTACTAAAGTATTTGGCGATCATGCACCAAATATCAATATTAACTCTACCAAGTCTATGACAGGGCATTTATTAGGAGCTGCAGGCGCTATTGAAGCTATTGCTGCTATACTCTCGATGGTTCATGGCATCGTACCACCGACAATTAACCATACTACGGTAGACGAAAATATTGATCCAAGATTAAACTTGACCCTAAACAAAGCTCAAAAAAGAGATGTAAAAGTTGCTTTAAGTAATACTTTCGGCTTTGGAGGTCACAATGCTTGTGTTATTTTTAAAAAATTAAGTTAA
- the pyk gene encoding pyruvate kinase, translating to MPSKKKTKIVATLGPATSKKEVLREMIEAGVDVFRINFSHADYEDVAERVKMIRELNEEMDTNVSILGDLQGPKLRVGVMAGEVVVAPGDIITFVTGKPFEGTAERVYMNYATFPKDVNPGERILLDDGKLMFEVLSTNRENEVEAKVIQGGPLKSKKGVNLPNTNISLPALTEKDIKDAIFAISLKVDWMALSFVRFSQDLIDLQNLIKEHSDVKIPIIAKIEKPEAVENIDKIVAYCDGLMVARGDLGVEVPAQEVPLIQKQLVLRAKKARIPVIIATQMMETMITSLTPTRAEVNDVANSVMDGADAVMLSGETSVGNYPVQVIERMASILTTVENSNLIKVPHEAPHVRTNRFITKSICYHAALMANDIKAKAISTLTNSGYTAFQISAWRPSAHILVFTSNRRILTQLNLLWGVKAFYYDKFVSTDETIEDLNRIAVAKGFLEVGDMLVSLAAMPIKDKGMVNTLRVSEIESQHLK from the coding sequence ATGCCAAGTAAAAAAAAGACAAAAATTGTAGCAACCTTAGGACCAGCTACAAGTAAAAAAGAAGTGCTTAGAGAGATGATCGAAGCTGGTGTAGATGTCTTTAGAATTAATTTTTCTCATGCAGATTACGAAGATGTCGCCGAGCGTGTTAAAATGATTCGGGAGTTAAATGAAGAAATGGATACCAATGTTTCTATTTTAGGGGATTTACAAGGCCCTAAACTTAGAGTTGGTGTAATGGCAGGAGAAGTTGTTGTAGCTCCAGGTGATATAATAACCTTTGTAACCGGAAAACCATTTGAAGGAACTGCAGAGCGTGTTTATATGAATTATGCCACGTTTCCAAAAGATGTAAACCCAGGGGAGCGCATCCTTTTGGATGATGGAAAATTGATGTTTGAAGTACTTTCTACCAATAGAGAAAATGAAGTTGAAGCTAAAGTAATTCAAGGTGGGCCTTTAAAATCAAAAAAAGGGGTAAACCTTCCAAACACAAATATTTCTTTACCTGCATTGACCGAAAAGGATATTAAGGATGCCATATTCGCAATCTCCCTAAAAGTAGATTGGATGGCCTTATCTTTTGTTCGTTTTAGTCAAGATTTAATTGATCTTCAAAACTTGATTAAAGAGCATTCCGATGTAAAAATTCCGATCATTGCAAAAATAGAAAAGCCAGAAGCAGTCGAGAATATCGACAAAATCGTGGCGTATTGCGATGGTTTAATGGTTGCTCGTGGAGATTTAGGAGTAGAAGTTCCTGCCCAAGAAGTACCTTTAATTCAAAAGCAATTAGTTTTAAGGGCAAAAAAGGCTAGAATTCCTGTAATCATTGCAACTCAAATGATGGAAACAATGATTACAAGTCTTACGCCGACTAGAGCCGAAGTAAACGATGTGGCCAACTCTGTTATGGATGGTGCTGATGCAGTAATGCTATCCGGAGAAACATCTGTAGGTAATTATCCAGTTCAGGTCATTGAAAGAATGGCTAGTATCCTGACAACGGTAGAAAATTCAAATTTAATTAAAGTACCGCATGAAGCACCTCATGTTCGAACAAATCGTTTTATCACAAAATCTATTTGTTATCATGCAGCCCTTATGGCTAACGATATTAAGGCTAAAGCTATTTCTACATTGACGAATAGTGGGTATACCGCTTTTCAAATTTCAGCCTGGAGGCCCAGTGCACATATTTTAGTTTTTACCTCTAACCGAAGGATATTAACGCAGTTAAACCTTTTATGGGGTGTAAAAGCATTCTATTATGATAAGTTTGTGTCTACGGACGAAACCATCGAAGATTTAAATAGAATAGCTGTGGCAAAAGGCTTTTTAGAAGTTGGTGATATGCTTGTAAGTTTAGCTGCTATGCCAATTAAAGATAAAGGTATGGTGAATACCTTGAGAGTTTCTGAGATAGAAAGTCAGCATTTAAAATAA
- the rnc gene encoding ribonuclease III, which yields MNFPSNIFNSHSKEDGDFFLGISKILGFKPKKLEIYKKAFLHRSANVKNSKGEPMNYERLEFLGDSMLGTIISKYLYVEVPTGDEGYLTKMRSKIVSREHLNELGKDLNLIRYVESRIPKSHFGENIHGNVFEALVGAIYLDRGYKYCEKFIANRVVAPYVDIEQLEGKVISYKSLVIEWCQKQKKSFKFDIYEDSGNEILKHFAVKLHINDKIVAKARATSKKKAEEMASKRAYYALQNKIDKD from the coding sequence ATGAATTTTCCCTCAAATATTTTTAATTCCCATTCTAAAGAGGATGGGGATTTTTTTTTAGGGATTAGCAAAATATTGGGTTTTAAACCAAAGAAACTCGAAATTTATAAAAAAGCTTTTTTACATAGATCTGCCAATGTAAAGAATAGCAAAGGAGAACCAATGAATTATGAACGTTTAGAATTTTTAGGCGATTCTATGTTGGGAACTATTATCTCAAAATATTTATACGTTGAAGTCCCTACTGGCGACGAAGGGTATTTAACTAAAATGCGTTCAAAAATTGTCAGTAGAGAGCATCTGAACGAATTGGGGAAAGATCTAAACCTGATAAGGTATGTAGAAAGTAGAATTCCTAAATCGCATTTCGGTGAAAATATTCATGGGAATGTTTTTGAAGCACTTGTAGGCGCTATATATTTAGATAGAGGCTACAAGTATTGTGAAAAATTTATAGCCAATAGGGTCGTAGCGCCCTATGTTGATATTGAACAACTAGAAGGTAAGGTAATTAGTTATAAAAGCTTGGTGATTGAATGGTGTCAAAAGCAAAAAAAATCATTTAAGTTCGATATTTATGAAGACTCTGGCAATGAAATTCTAAAACATTTTGCTGTGAAATTGCATATAAATGACAAAATTGTAGCAAAGGCACGAGCTACTTCTAAAAAAAAGGCCGAAGAGATGGCATCAAAAAGGGCCTATTACGCGTTACAGAACAAAATAGACAAGGACTAA
- a CDS encoding phosphoribosylglycinamide formyltransferase, which yields MKRIVLFASGSGSNVENISQYFANNAKVTIAAVLTNKSDAKVLDRCNRLNISALYFNRTAFYETDCVLDVLKASRPDLIILAGFLWKIPEKLTKSFPNKIVNIHPALLPKYGGKGMYGMHVHNAVKANNEHETGITIHFVNENYDEGAIIKQVKVKISPEDSATTIAKKVHELEYEHFPKVIDELLHG from the coding sequence ATGAAACGTATTGTTCTATTTGCTTCAGGTTCCGGATCTAATGTTGAAAATATTTCACAATATTTTGCAAATAATGCCAAGGTTACTATAGCCGCTGTTTTAACCAATAAAAGCGATGCTAAAGTTTTAGATAGATGCAATAGATTAAATATCAGTGCATTATATTTCAACAGGACTGCCTTTTATGAAACTGATTGTGTTTTAGATGTCTTAAAAGCGAGTCGTCCTGATTTAATAATTCTCGCAGGTTTTCTTTGGAAAATTCCTGAAAAGCTAACCAAAAGCTTCCCGAATAAAATTGTAAATATACATCCTGCGCTATTGCCAAAATATGGCGGAAAAGGAATGTATGGAATGCACGTTCATAACGCTGTAAAAGCAAATAATGAGCACGAAACAGGCATAACTATCCATTTTGTGAACGAAAATTATGATGAAGGAGCGATAATTAAGCAGGTAAAAGTCAAAATTTCACCTGAAGATAGCGCTACAACTATTGCTAAAAAAGTTCATGAATTAGAATATGAACATTTTCCTAAAGTAATTGATGAATTATTACATGGATAA
- a CDS encoding PfkB family carbohydrate kinase: MGKLLIVGTVAFDAIETPFGKTDKILGGAATYIGLAASNFNVSSAIVSVVGDDMPANYLNLLSAKNIDISGLEIVKGGKTFYWKGKYHNDLNVRDTLATELNVLADFNPKVPESFKDADVVMLGNLHPNIQLSVINQMTERPKLIVLDTMNFWMDHSLPELLNVIQHIDVLTINDEEARQLTGEYSLVKAATKIEAMGPKYVVIKKGEHGALLFHKNKVFFAPALPLEEVFDPTGAGDTFAGGFSGYLASTRNISFENMKNAVIQGSNLASFCVEKFGTERMVTLNKEEVNKRLLQFKELSQFDIELE, encoded by the coding sequence ATGGGTAAATTATTAATTGTAGGTACCGTTGCTTTCGATGCTATTGAAACTCCTTTTGGAAAAACAGATAAAATTTTAGGTGGAGCTGCAACCTATATAGGCTTAGCTGCTTCCAATTTTAACGTTTCATCTGCTATTGTATCTGTTGTTGGTGATGATATGCCAGCAAACTATTTAAATTTATTGTCTGCCAAAAACATTGACATTTCTGGTCTCGAAATTGTTAAAGGCGGTAAAACTTTTTATTGGAAAGGCAAGTATCATAATGACCTGAATGTAAGGGATACACTCGCTACAGAATTAAACGTATTAGCCGACTTTAACCCTAAAGTTCCTGAATCTTTTAAAGACGCTGATGTTGTTATGCTTGGAAATTTACATCCAAATATTCAATTAAGTGTAATTAATCAAATGACAGAACGACCAAAACTCATAGTTTTAGATACTATGAATTTTTGGATGGATCATAGCCTGCCTGAATTATTGAACGTCATACAACACATTGATGTGCTTACGATTAATGATGAAGAAGCTCGACAATTAACTGGGGAATATTCCTTAGTAAAAGCCGCTACTAAGATTGAAGCTATGGGGCCTAAATATGTAGTGATTAAAAAAGGAGAACATGGCGCTTTGTTATTTCATAAAAACAAAGTGTTTTTTGCACCTGCATTACCTTTAGAAGAAGTTTTTGACCCAACAGGAGCCGGAGATACTTTTGCTGGAGGATTCTCGGGATATTTAGCATCTACAAGAAACATCTCATTTGAGAACATGAAAAACGCAGTGATTCAAGGGTCTAATTTGGCATCCTTCTGTGTTGAAAAATTTGGTACCGAGCGCATGGTTACTTTAAATAAAGAAGAAGTAAATAAAAGACTGCTACAATTCAAAGAATTAAGTCAGTTTGATATAGAATTAGAATAA
- a CDS encoding acyl carrier protein, producing the protein MSDIASRVKAIIVDKLGVDENEVVTEASFTNDLGADSLDTVELIMEFEKEFDIQIPDDQAENIATVGQAISYIEAAK; encoded by the coding sequence ATGTCAGATATTGCATCAAGAGTAAAAGCTATCATCGTTGATAAATTAGGTGTAGATGAAAACGAAGTTGTTACAGAAGCAAGCTTTACGAACGACCTAGGAGCAGATTCATTAGATACTGTAGAATTAATTATGGAATTCGAAAAAGAATTCGATATCCAAATTCCAGATGATCAAGCAGAGAACATTGCTACTGTTGGTCAAGCGATCAGTTATATAGAAGCAGCTAAGTAA
- the rnhA gene encoding ribonuclease HI: protein MDKAQVHIYTDGAARGNPGPGGYGIVMEWVGKPYKKEFSEGFVHTTNNRMELLAVIEALKKLKKEGLYITVFTDSKYVVDTVEKKWYVKWEKTNFKDKKNPDLWKLFLKEYRKHHVSFTWIKGHNNHPQNERCDALAVAASKEKKLKIDEGFVSN from the coding sequence ATGGATAAAGCTCAAGTACATATTTATACCGATGGCGCTGCTAGAGGAAACCCTGGGCCGGGTGGTTACGGAATAGTTATGGAATGGGTAGGTAAACCCTACAAAAAAGAATTTTCAGAAGGTTTTGTGCACACGACCAACAACCGAATGGAATTACTCGCTGTTATTGAAGCTTTAAAAAAACTCAAAAAAGAAGGTCTTTACATTACCGTTTTTACCGATTCTAAATATGTGGTGGATACCGTTGAGAAGAAATGGTACGTAAAATGGGAAAAAACAAATTTTAAAGACAAAAAAAATCCAGACTTGTGGAAACTGTTTTTAAAAGAATATAGAAAACATCACGTAAGCTTTACATGGATTAAAGGTCATAACAACCACCCTCAAAACGAACGCTGTGATGCCTTAGCGGTAGCCGCCTCGAAAGAAAAAAAATTAAAAATAGATGAAGGGTTTGTCAGTAATTAG
- a CDS encoding amidophosphoribosyltransferase, translated as MSDAIKHECGISLIRLLKPLSYYQEKYGTAFYGVNKMYLMMEKQHNRGQDGAGFASIKLDMKAGERYMSRVRSIAQQPIQDIFAQINERINTSFKEHPEYEQDVELQKKHIPYIGELLLGHVRYGTFGKNSIENVHPFIRQNNWMHRNLIVAGNFNMTNVDVLFDNLVQIGQHPKEMADTVTVMEKIGHFLDDAVAKLYKEIKKEGYNKQEASPLIAERLNVAKILRRAAKNWDGGYAMAGLLGHGDAFVLRDPAGIRPAYYYQDDEVVAIASERPAIQTVFNVQFENVKELDPGHAILIGKNGQVKIKKILEPTERKACSFERIYFSRGSDKEIYQERKELGRLIFPKILKAIDSDIKNTVFSYIPNTAETSFFGMVKEAQTYMNKKKEEQILSLGYKITKEQLHEILDVRPRIEKVAIKDAKLRTFITQDSGRDDLVAHVYDISYGSVKPGDNLVIIDDSIVRGTTLKKSILKILDRLHPKKIIVVSSAPQIRYPDCYGIDMAKLEDFIAFRAALELHKDRGTTPVIDAIYQKCLLQVSSKDKDVINYVKEFYAPFTPEEISEKIGTLLSSPEINAEVQIIYQTIKNLHQACPKNLGDWYFTGDYPTPGGNRVVNRAFINFYEGKNERAY; from the coding sequence ATGAGTGATGCAATTAAACATGAATGTGGAATATCTTTAATTCGCTTATTAAAGCCATTGTCCTATTATCAGGAAAAATATGGAACTGCATTTTATGGTGTAAATAAAATGTATTTGATGATGGAAAAGCAGCATAATCGTGGACAGGACGGTGCTGGTTTTGCAAGTATTAAGTTAGATATGAAAGCTGGCGAGCGCTATATGAGTAGAGTACGCTCTATTGCACAGCAACCCATACAAGACATTTTTGCTCAAATTAACGAGCGCATTAATACCAGCTTTAAAGAACATCCAGAATATGAACAGGATGTGGAGCTGCAAAAAAAACATATTCCTTATATCGGAGAGCTTTTACTGGGTCATGTACGGTATGGTACTTTTGGCAAAAATAGTATTGAAAATGTACACCCATTTATCCGTCAAAACAATTGGATGCACCGTAACCTAATCGTTGCAGGGAACTTTAACATGACAAATGTTGATGTACTGTTCGATAACTTGGTTCAAATTGGGCAACATCCTAAAGAAATGGCCGATACGGTCACGGTTATGGAAAAAATTGGGCATTTCTTAGATGATGCCGTAGCCAAACTTTATAAAGAAATTAAAAAAGAAGGGTATAATAAGCAAGAGGCATCACCACTTATTGCAGAGCGCTTGAATGTGGCTAAAATATTAAGAAGAGCGGCGAAAAACTGGGATGGTGGGTACGCCATGGCAGGTTTGTTAGGGCACGGAGATGCTTTTGTTCTGCGTGATCCCGCTGGTATTAGACCAGCTTATTACTACCAAGATGATGAAGTAGTCGCCATTGCCTCTGAAAGACCTGCCATACAAACCGTTTTTAATGTTCAATTTGAAAACGTAAAAGAATTAGATCCAGGTCATGCCATTTTGATTGGAAAAAATGGCCAAGTAAAAATCAAAAAAATTCTTGAACCTACGGAACGTAAGGCTTGTTCGTTTGAACGTATTTATTTCTCTAGAGGTAGTGACAAAGAAATTTATCAAGAACGCAAAGAACTAGGCCGCCTTATTTTTCCAAAGATTCTAAAAGCTATCGATTCAGATATAAAAAATACTGTTTTTTCGTATATCCCCAATACTGCTGAAACTTCATTTTTTGGCATGGTGAAAGAAGCTCAAACTTATATGAATAAAAAGAAAGAAGAACAGATTCTTTCTTTAGGATACAAAATAACAAAGGAACAATTGCATGAAATTCTTGATGTACGACCTAGAATCGAAAAGGTCGCCATTAAAGATGCCAAACTGAGAACATTTATTACACAAGACAGTGGTAGAGATGACTTGGTAGCCCATGTTTATGATATTTCTTATGGCTCTGTTAAACCAGGTGATAACCTAGTGATTATTGATGATAGTATTGTTAGAGGAACAACCCTTAAAAAAAGTATTCTTAAAATACTAGATAGGTTACATCCAAAAAAAATAATAGTAGTTTCATCGGCCCCGCAAATTCGATATCCAGATTGTTATGGCATTGATATGGCAAAATTAGAAGACTTTATTGCTTTTAGAGCGGCGCTTGAATTACATAAAGATCGAGGAACTACTCCAGTAATAGACGCTATTTATCAAAAATGTCTTTTACAAGTGAGCTCTAAAGATAAGGATGTTATTAACTACGTTAAGGAATTTTATGCGCCTTTTACTCCTGAGGAAATATCTGAGAAAATAGGAACATTGTTAAGTTCACCTGAAATTAATGCAGAGGTTCAAATTATCTATCAAACGATTAAAAATCTTCATCAAGCCTGCCCTAAAAATCTTGGGGATTGGTATTTTACGGGAGATTACCCAACACCGGGAGGAAATAGAGTGGTAAATAGAGCATTTATAAATTTCTATGAGGGTAAAAACGAAAGAGCCTACTAA